In Lacrimispora indolis DSM 755, a genomic segment contains:
- a CDS encoding aldo/keto reductase, producing the protein MIYKKVGKIAEKISVIGIGCWNFGGDWDSMDDRKSSRIIHAAIEMGVNFFDVAPVYGWGHSEMVLGAALKEGGYRDKVLIASKGGLLWNEKHETTNNLSKASLLKEIDETLTRLQTDHVDIYQMHWPDPNVPLEETAEALEEMKRAGKIRYVGLSNFSQADVEKMMEYTEVHCQQSLYNMLERNTDSYHSIPLEYKTEKEVLPNVRKYGQAFLPYSPLFQGLLAGKFHSGSNFSENDIRNANPKLAGPAFRQYFDGAEQIKKIAEEYGRPMNEVALNWLRQKEEVTSIIGGASTVEQLEQNIQCTAWDIDDEMMAKINIVLEPFENL; encoded by the coding sequence ATGATATATAAGAAGGTTGGAAAAATTGCGGAAAAAATTTCAGTAATTGGAATTGGGTGCTGGAATTTTGGAGGCGATTGGGATTCCATGGATGACAGGAAATCATCACGGATTATTCATGCGGCAATTGAGATGGGTGTAAATTTCTTCGATGTGGCCCCGGTTTATGGCTGGGGGCATTCGGAAATGGTTCTGGGAGCAGCACTTAAGGAAGGCGGTTACAGAGATAAGGTGCTGATTGCTTCCAAAGGCGGCCTGCTATGGAATGAGAAGCATGAGACAACAAATAATCTCTCAAAAGCAAGCCTGCTGAAAGAGATTGATGAGACATTGACCAGGCTTCAGACTGACCATGTGGATATCTATCAGATGCATTGGCCTGATCCCAATGTGCCATTGGAGGAGACGGCGGAAGCCCTGGAAGAAATGAAAAGGGCCGGAAAAATCCGTTATGTAGGTTTGAGTAATTTTTCACAGGCAGATGTAGAGAAAATGATGGAATACACAGAGGTACATTGCCAGCAGAGCCTTTACAATATGCTGGAACGGAATACAGACAGTTATCACAGCATTCCTTTGGAATATAAGACGGAAAAAGAAGTACTGCCCAATGTAAGAAAGTATGGTCAGGCATTTTTGCCCTACAGCCCATTGTTCCAGGGTCTGCTGGCCGGGAAATTTCATTCAGGGTCAAATTTCTCTGAAAATGATATCAGAAATGCAAATCCCAAGCTGGCGGGGCCGGCGTTCCGGCAGTATTTTGATGGTGCAGAACAGATCAAGAAGATTGCAGAGGAATATGGAAGACCAATGAATGAGGTTGCACTGAACTGGCTGAGACAGAAAGAGGAGGTTACTTCCATTATTGGAGGAGCTTCTACGGTAGAGCAGCTGGAGCAGAATATTCAATGTACGGCCTGGGATATTGATGATGAAATGATGGCAAAGATTAATATAGTACTGGAACCATTTGAGAACTTGTAA
- a CDS encoding TIM-barrel domain-containing protein, with product MEQIVNGIWKLVLGEPEEKTPVSFQMVPMKTEAIHSLPVRRKAPDICREIRFEVTVRGITVTLPMETDEDIYGFGLQLKSMNHGGRKRRIRVNSDPPGDTGESHAPAPFYVSTAGYGLFADTFRYGDFYMGTNSPKGASAGKAEVNEKHEEFSESALYALKRAKEKRAIIIDIPHVKGITLYLFAGELLEVVQRYNLFSGGGCLPPMWGLGVWYRAYGGSNQEKILDIAGGLRKDGIPVDVLGLEPGWQSHSYSCTYAWSSLFPEPDRMISQLADLGYKPNCWEHAFVYPASEIYEKLLPFSGDYEVWNGLVPDFAMKEAREIFGGYHERELVDKGILGFKLDECDNSDYNPSNWSFPDSSRFPSGMDGEQMHNGIGFLYQTMILELFQKKNLRTLSQTRSSGALSAPLPFVLYSDLYDHRDFIRGMVTSGFCGMLWSPEVRSCENPEDLLRRVETVVFSAQALLNCWRIPSPLWNQVDVEKNLNGEKMDRWEYYTEVCRGYLNLRMSLLPYLYSAFMTYHREGIPPVRAVVLDFPEDSRAAVLDDQYLFGESLMICPLTIKDGTIRKVWLPDGIWHDFFTGEMIKGGQEYQVHADYDQIPVYVKDGALIPYAQPVECVREDTVFKIHVRSYGKGRSSFPLYEGDFQTFSDENSDDKIVIIRDENGKISWERHGGGSSRYESAEGIPITSS from the coding sequence ATGGAGCAGATTGTAAATGGAATCTGGAAATTGGTATTGGGAGAACCGGAAGAAAAGACACCGGTATCCTTTCAGATGGTACCTATGAAAACGGAGGCAATTCACAGCCTCCCTGTACGGAGAAAAGCACCGGATATCTGCAGGGAGATCCGGTTTGAAGTGACCGTCCGGGGAATCACGGTGACACTTCCCATGGAAACTGATGAGGATATTTATGGTTTTGGCCTGCAGTTAAAGAGCATGAACCATGGAGGAAGAAAAAGAAGGATCAGGGTGAATTCCGATCCGCCGGGAGATACGGGAGAAAGCCATGCACCGGCGCCTTTTTATGTTTCCACTGCCGGGTACGGCCTGTTTGCCGACACGTTCCGCTATGGGGATTTTTATATGGGGACCAATTCCCCAAAGGGAGCATCAGCCGGTAAAGCAGAGGTGAACGAAAAGCACGAGGAATTTTCGGAATCAGCCCTGTATGCATTGAAACGGGCAAAAGAGAAGCGTGCAATCATAATTGACATTCCCCATGTAAAAGGCATTACCCTGTACCTTTTTGCCGGAGAGCTGTTAGAAGTGGTACAGCGCTACAATTTATTTTCCGGAGGGGGATGCCTTCCGCCCATGTGGGGGCTTGGGGTGTGGTACCGGGCCTATGGGGGAAGCAACCAGGAAAAAATCCTTGACATAGCAGGCGGGCTGCGGAAAGACGGGATCCCTGTAGATGTGCTGGGACTTGAACCAGGCTGGCAGTCACACAGCTATTCCTGCACCTATGCATGGTCATCCCTGTTTCCTGAGCCTGACCGGATGATCAGTCAGCTGGCGGATCTGGGCTATAAGCCAAATTGCTGGGAACATGCTTTTGTATATCCGGCATCGGAAATTTATGAAAAGCTTCTGCCATTCAGCGGCGATTACGAGGTGTGGAATGGCCTTGTTCCGGACTTTGCCATGAAGGAGGCCCGTGAAATATTCGGCGGCTACCATGAGCGGGAGCTGGTGGATAAGGGGATCCTTGGTTTTAAGCTTGATGAATGCGATAATTCGGATTATAACCCGTCCAACTGGTCATTCCCGGATTCCTCCCGGTTTCCGTCAGGCATGGACGGAGAGCAGATGCACAATGGGATCGGTTTTCTCTATCAGACCATGATTCTTGAACTATTTCAAAAAAAGAATCTGCGGACCCTTTCCCAGACAAGATCCTCAGGAGCCTTAAGTGCCCCCCTTCCTTTTGTCCTGTACTCTGATCTTTACGATCACAGGGATTTTATCAGAGGAATGGTGACCTCTGGATTTTGCGGGATGCTCTGGTCCCCTGAGGTGCGAAGCTGTGAGAATCCGGAGGACCTTTTGCGAAGAGTGGAAACTGTAGTATTCTCAGCCCAGGCCCTTCTTAACTGCTGGAGGATTCCAAGCCCTCTCTGGAATCAGGTTGACGTGGAAAAGAATTTAAATGGGGAAAAAATGGACCGCTGGGAGTATTATACGGAGGTTTGCAGAGGCTATTTAAACCTGCGCATGAGCCTGCTCCCTTACCTTTACAGTGCATTTATGACCTATCACAGGGAAGGGATTCCTCCTGTCAGAGCGGTGGTTTTGGATTTTCCGGAAGATTCCCGGGCAGCAGTCCTTGACGACCAGTATCTGTTTGGAGAAAGTCTTATGATATGCCCTCTTACCATAAAAGACGGAACCATTCGGAAGGTCTGGCTTCCGGATGGAATATGGCATGATTTCTTTACCGGGGAAATGATAAAAGGCGGGCAGGAGTACCAGGTTCATGCTGATTATGACCAGATACCGGTTTACGTAAAGGACGGGGCTCTGATTCCTTATGCCCAGCCAGTGGAGTGCGTCAGAGAGGATACGGTATTTAAAATCCATGTCCGTTCTTATGGAAAGGGAAGATCATCATTTCCTTTGTATGAAGGAGATTTCCAGACCTTTTCAGATGAAAACAGTGATGATAAGATTGTAATAATAAGAGATGAGAACGGCAAGATCTCATGGGAACGGCATGGCGGCGGCAGCTCCCGGTATGAGTCCGCAGAAGGCATTCCCATCACAAGCAGCTGA
- a CDS encoding ABC transporter permease, with translation MAEKKKQNLFLSRFQTELLLVGILVALFLFFGMKSPVFLKVDTLMKLLKQASIYGIIAIGMTFVITSSGIDLSVGSVVGLSGIVVSMCMVNGIPVLVSILIAIGASILVGLFNGVLVHNAKVPPFIATMASMTVVRNVILLMTGAKTISNLPRGFTAFASGSVLGIPNMFLTWLAIITLGIFITGRTVFGRNIYAYGSNKESARLSGINISSTVYGVYIFSAIVCGIAGILMAARLGNGVPTSGVGYELDAIAASVVGGASLDGGEGSVIGTVLGAMIMATLRQGGTLLGINSFIMEIIIGSLIAIAVVIDKMRKS, from the coding sequence ATGGCGGAAAAGAAAAAACAAAATCTGTTCCTGTCCCGTTTTCAGACGGAGCTGCTGTTGGTGGGAATTTTAGTTGCACTGTTTTTGTTCTTTGGTATGAAATCACCGGTATTTTTAAAAGTAGATACACTGATGAAGCTGTTAAAGCAGGCTTCCATCTATGGGATCATAGCAATCGGAATGACCTTTGTTATTACGTCCTCAGGTATTGACTTGTCTGTTGGCTCAGTCGTGGGTTTATCAGGAATTGTAGTTTCCATGTGCATGGTAAATGGAATCCCGGTCCTTGTCTCAATCCTGATAGCCATAGGAGCAAGTATATTAGTTGGATTGTTTAACGGAGTCCTGGTACATAATGCAAAAGTTCCGCCGTTTATTGCCACCATGGCATCCATGACGGTTGTCAGAAATGTGATCCTGTTGATGACAGGGGCCAAAACCATATCCAACCTTCCCCGGGGCTTTACGGCATTTGCATCAGGCTCTGTATTGGGAATTCCCAATATGTTTCTGACCTGGCTGGCAATTATTACCCTTGGTATATTCATCACAGGAAGAACTGTGTTTGGAAGAAATATCTATGCTTATGGAAGTAATAAAGAATCTGCAAGATTAAGCGGAATCAATATTTCCTCAACGGTATATGGAGTGTATATATTCTCTGCGATTGTATGCGGAATTGCAGGCATTCTGATGGCGGCCCGCCTTGGCAATGGGGTGCCGACTTCCGGTGTTGGATATGAGCTTGATGCAATCGCTGCTTCTGTTGTGGGCGGTGCGAGTTTGGATGGCGGAGAAGGTTCCGTAATTGGTACCGTGCTTGGCGCCATGATTATGGCGACGCTGCGTCAGGGCGGAACATTGCTTGGGATCAATTCGTTTATCATGGAAATTATAATAGGCTCGTTAATTGCAATTGCAGTGGTGATCGATAAAATGCGGAAAAGCTGA
- a CDS encoding glycoside hydrolase family 43 protein yields MKVNNPILRGFHPDPSMIRVEDDYYIATSTFEWWPGVRLHHSKDLIHWELMPYPLNDPSRLDLRGVGPSQGIWAPCLTYDKGTFYLVYTVVTAFYCNMYDTANYLVTAEDISGPWSDPVPLNNFGFDPSLFHDDDGKKYIVSMVTDHRIPPKYKGRLVLQEYDPAEKKITGEIRDIYQAEKIFLEGPHILKRAGWYYLFSADTGTGEGHGQTIQRSRSVWGPYEMYQPPYGSRSSEDEACSILTARHDPDFLLQKSGHCDLVETEQGEWYAVHLCGRALERRNAPDAPKFPGSRRYPLGRETAIQRMEWTADGWLRLANNTTLPDIEFDIGAPPSWTWIKPLVRDEFDSPVLNLEYQSLRVPMDETHISLTERPGYLRMYGREGLASRYHQTLIARRFTEFNFQVSASMEFEPQVFKQMAGLILLYDDQNYFYLHVTFDEDLGKCISILTAENKKYQYPVGFMPIEKDREIFLKAEVHKERLQFYWGYGEEQWTAIGPVLDVSILSDEACREGWFTGAMAGICCQDLTGFRKYADFDWFEYKTCNHL; encoded by the coding sequence ATGAAAGTGAATAATCCCATACTTAGAGGTTTTCACCCGGATCCGTCGATGATCCGGGTGGAGGATGATTATTATATTGCCACTTCCACCTTTGAATGGTGGCCCGGAGTACGCCTCCATCATTCCAAGGATCTGATTCACTGGGAGCTGATGCCTTATCCCCTAAACGATCCTTCCAGGCTGGATTTAAGGGGAGTAGGGCCTTCCCAGGGAATCTGGGCGCCCTGCCTGACTTATGACAAAGGGACCTTTTATCTGGTTTATACCGTTGTCACGGCCTTTTACTGTAACATGTACGATACCGCCAATTATCTGGTGACTGCAGAGGATATTTCCGGGCCATGGTCCGATCCTGTACCTCTTAATAATTTCGGATTTGACCCATCCCTGTTTCATGACGATGACGGAAAAAAATATATCGTGAGTATGGTAACGGATCACCGGATTCCCCCTAAATATAAAGGCAGGCTGGTTTTGCAGGAATATGATCCGGCAGAAAAGAAGATAACAGGTGAGATAAGGGATATATATCAGGCGGAAAAAATATTTCTGGAAGGCCCCCACATATTGAAACGGGCCGGGTGGTATTATCTCTTTAGCGCAGATACCGGCACAGGCGAAGGACATGGCCAGACCATACAAAGGTCCCGGTCTGTTTGGGGGCCTTATGAGATGTACCAGCCTCCTTACGGCAGCCGTTCTTCTGAAGATGAGGCCTGTTCCATTCTCACTGCCCGCCATGATCCTGATTTCCTTCTTCAGAAATCCGGTCATTGTGATCTGGTAGAGACAGAGCAGGGGGAATGGTACGCGGTCCATTTATGCGGGCGGGCGCTGGAACGGAGGAATGCACCGGACGCGCCTAAGTTTCCCGGAAGCCGCAGATATCCTCTGGGCAGGGAGACTGCCATACAGAGGATGGAATGGACGGCTGACGGATGGCTTCGCCTGGCAAACAACACCACGCTGCCGGATATTGAATTTGATATCGGCGCCCCCCCTTCCTGGACCTGGATAAAACCTCTGGTACGGGATGAATTTGACAGCCCGGTCCTTAACCTGGAATATCAGTCTTTGAGAGTCCCCATGGATGAGACCCACATTTCCCTGACAGAGCGTCCCGGGTATCTGCGCATGTATGGCAGGGAGGGACTGGCTTCCCGTTATCACCAGACCTTGATAGCCAGACGATTTACAGAGTTTAATTTCCAGGTATCAGCATCAATGGAATTTGAACCCCAGGTATTTAAGCAGATGGCAGGGCTCATTCTTCTGTATGATGACCAGAATTATTTTTATCTCCATGTGACCTTTGATGAAGATCTGGGGAAATGCATCAGCATTCTGACGGCTGAGAATAAAAAATACCAATACCCGGTGGGATTCATGCCCATTGAAAAAGACAGGGAGATATTTTTAAAGGCAGAGGTCCACAAGGAAAGACTGCAGTTTTATTGGGGATATGGAGAGGAGCAGTGGACGGCCATTGGCCCTGTTTTAGATGTTTCCATTCTTTCTGATGAAGCATGCCGGGAAGGCTGGTTTACCGGCGCTATGGCAGGGATCTGCTGCCAGGACTTAACCGGATTCCGAAAATATGCTGATTTTGACTGGTTTGAATATAAAACCTGCAATCATCTATAA
- a CDS encoding carbohydrate ABC transporter permease produces MREASVLSGRKKQKPAPYVLLAVTVILAALFLAPVFFALISAFKSNGEILKNPMSLPATLYLKNFQDLFAQSDFLTAIKHSVILTVVSEVLIVCIVPMAAYAMERRQTRVTKLIYMYFLAGMMIPFHLYMFPLFKEMKMFGIFGTLAGPVVCYLSGSVAFGSLLYCSFLKGVPLEIEEAAEIDGCSPFQTFWQVTFPLLGPCTASMVVLNGLGIWNDFLMPYLALPSDKAKTITVEVYSFVGQYTARWDIVFAGTVCSIVPALIIFIMLQKYFVKGITAGAAKG; encoded by the coding sequence GTGAGAGAAGCAAGTGTCTTATCTGGCAGAAAGAAGCAAAAACCGGCGCCTTATGTTTTACTGGCTGTTACCGTGATTTTGGCAGCGCTTTTTTTAGCACCTGTTTTCTTTGCCTTGATCTCTGCATTTAAAAGCAATGGCGAGATCTTAAAAAACCCCATGTCCCTTCCGGCCACCCTCTATTTGAAAAATTTTCAGGACTTATTTGCCCAGTCTGATTTTCTCACGGCTATTAAACACAGTGTGATCCTGACAGTGGTTTCGGAGGTATTGATTGTATGCATCGTCCCCATGGCGGCCTATGCCATGGAGCGGCGGCAGACCAGGGTGACAAAGCTGATTTACATGTATTTTCTGGCCGGAATGATGATCCCTTTTCATCTTTATATGTTCCCTCTCTTTAAGGAGATGAAAATGTTCGGTATATTTGGCACTCTGGCAGGCCCTGTTGTCTGCTACTTATCCGGTTCCGTGGCATTTGGAAGTCTTTTGTACTGCAGCTTTTTAAAAGGAGTACCTTTAGAGATCGAAGAAGCTGCCGAGATTGACGGCTGCAGTCCTTTTCAGACCTTCTGGCAGGTCACTTTTCCGCTCCTCGGGCCATGTACGGCTTCCATGGTGGTATTAAACGGGCTGGGGATCTGGAACGACTTTTTAATGCCTTATCTGGCACTTCCTTCTGACAAGGCGAAAACCATAACCGTTGAAGTGTATTCCTTTGTGGGGCAGTATACGGCAAGATGGGATATTGTTTTTGCAGGAACGGTTTGCTCCATCGTACCTGCGCTGATTATCTTTATCATGCTGCAGAAATATTTTGTAAAGGGGATCACCGCTGGGGCTGCAAAGGGCTGA
- a CDS encoding glycoside hydrolase family 88 protein, with the protein MRKEQESPWIGQAVLQVMEKMEWVSEKSKNKIPYTTVNGVHDDRSKGSEFAGDDGINWWCNGFWGGMMWQMYHKTGEERYMEIARISEEKLDQCFEDYYGLHHDVGFMYLPTAVADYRLTGNQESRKRGLHAANLLAGRFNPAGRFIRAWNDIPGSSDDTRGWAIIDCLFNIPLLYWASEETKDPRFKQIAMLHADTVMEHFVRGDGSVCHIVEFDPLTGERVRDYGGQGYETGSSWTRGQAWGLYGFLMSFCHTGKQEYLDTAKKIAHYFMAAIPEDGIIPVDFRQPKKPAWCDDTAAAIAACGLIEIGRQAGELEQEMYLKAAERLLRALYEHHCDFTKENDSILQKGTGSYHSQEHEFPIIYGDYFFMEGLFKLKGQDFFLW; encoded by the coding sequence ATGCGTAAAGAACAGGAAAGTCCATGGATCGGCCAGGCTGTTTTACAGGTCATGGAAAAGATGGAGTGGGTCAGTGAAAAGTCAAAAAATAAAATCCCCTATACCACAGTAAACGGTGTTCATGACGATAGGAGTAAAGGCAGTGAATTCGCCGGTGATGATGGGATCAACTGGTGGTGCAATGGTTTTTGGGGCGGAATGATGTGGCAGATGTACCATAAGACAGGTGAGGAACGATATATGGAGATTGCCCGGATTTCAGAGGAAAAGCTGGATCAGTGTTTTGAGGATTATTACGGGCTTCATCATGATGTGGGCTTTATGTACCTTCCTACGGCTGTGGCAGATTACCGCCTCACCGGGAATCAGGAATCCAGAAAAAGAGGGCTTCATGCTGCAAATCTGCTGGCAGGGCGGTTTAATCCTGCCGGCCGTTTTATACGGGCCTGGAATGATATACCGGGAAGCAGTGATGATACAAGAGGCTGGGCGATTATTGACTGTCTTTTTAATATTCCCCTGCTTTACTGGGCAAGTGAAGAAACAAAAGATCCCAGGTTCAAACAGATTGCCATGCTCCATGCGGACACGGTTATGGAGCATTTTGTGAGGGGAGACGGCTCGGTATGCCATATTGTGGAGTTTGATCCTTTGACAGGAGAACGGGTAAGGGATTACGGAGGACAGGGCTATGAGACAGGATCTTCCTGGACAAGAGGCCAGGCATGGGGACTTTACGGATTTCTTATGAGCTTTTGTCATACAGGGAAACAGGAATACCTTGATACTGCAAAAAAGATTGCCCATTACTTTATGGCAGCCATCCCGGAAGACGGCATCATCCCGGTGGACTTTCGCCAGCCAAAGAAGCCTGCATGGTGTGACGACACAGCGGCGGCAATTGCAGCCTGCGGTCTGATCGAAATAGGCAGACAAGCCGGAGAGCTGGAACAGGAGATGTATCTTAAGGCGGCAGAAAGGCTGTTAAGGGCTTTGTATGAACATCACTGTGATTTCACCAAAGAAAATGATTCCATTCTCCAGAAAGGAACCGGTTCCTACCACAGCCAGGAACATGAATTTCCCATTATATACGGAGATTACTTTTTCATGGAAGGGTTGTTTAAGCTGAAAGGCCAGGATTTTTTCCTATGGTGA
- a CDS encoding carbohydrate ABC transporter permease: MIRKKKSGMDFVTVSFIAPAFLFFTLFIIAPTIASVYYSFTSWDGLNPVVHFVGLSNYKEIFTSARFGNALKNTILLTAFISVLENAMALMLALIVDHVKWGKNFFRSAFYVPVLISGIVSGFIWKIMYNYNFGAVNTILKEMGMGQFTRDWLGNPGLALIMVGVVLVWKGAGYYMIIYLASLQSVPTDVVEAAAIDGASPMQRFRAITLPLISGAFTINFTLSLINGLKVFDQISVMTDGGPGFTTETIVYLLYKVGFNEGRQGFGTAVGIVLLFLILILNAIQQSILKKREVQL; this comes from the coding sequence ATGATAAGGAAGAAGAAATCCGGGATGGACTTTGTAACGGTGAGCTTTATTGCACCGGCGTTTTTGTTCTTTACCCTGTTTATCATTGCACCGACCATCGCAAGTGTCTATTACAGCTTTACTTCATGGGATGGCTTGAATCCGGTGGTTCATTTTGTGGGGCTGTCTAATTATAAGGAGATATTCACCAGTGCCCGTTTTGGAAATGCCCTGAAAAACACCATTTTGCTGACTGCTTTTATCTCGGTGCTTGAAAATGCCATGGCACTTATGCTGGCATTGATCGTGGATCATGTGAAATGGGGGAAAAACTTTTTCCGCAGCGCCTTTTATGTGCCGGTCCTGATCAGCGGCATCGTATCCGGTTTTATATGGAAGATCATGTACAATTATAATTTCGGCGCAGTCAACACCATATTAAAGGAGATGGGTATGGGGCAGTTTACCAGGGACTGGCTGGGAAATCCGGGTCTGGCACTGATCATGGTAGGTGTGGTACTGGTATGGAAGGGCGCCGGGTATTATATGATCATCTATCTTGCGTCCTTACAGAGCGTGCCGACAGACGTTGTGGAGGCCGCGGCCATTGACGGAGCCTCTCCCATGCAGCGGTTCCGGGCCATTACCCTTCCCCTTATTTCGGGAGCATTTACCATTAATTTTACCCTTTCCCTTATTAACGGCTTAAAGGTATTTGACCAGATTTCCGTGATGACAGACGGAGGTCCCGGCTTTACCACGGAAACTATCGTATACCTTCTCTATAAAGTAGGCTTTAACGAAGGACGGCAGGGCTTTGGAACCGCAGTAGGAATTGTTCTTTTATTCCTCATACTGATTTTAAATGCGATCCAGCAATCCATCCTGAAGAAAAGGGAGGTGCAGCTGTAG
- a CDS encoding ABC transporter substrate-binding protein yields MRKQIIASILCACMAGTMLAGCSGNSASGTAGADTAAPQGEVKTEAASSEADQKASIVTAPTELTFIFADGDEGAKASMNETVNRFNKAYPDITVKIQPGNGGAYSEFLKTKESVGEFPDVMEMRDTPVYVRAGMLEPLPETIVSLFKSTVTFDGKTYTAPLAGENTQGIIYNKKYFDENGFAEPKTYDEFLELCQRIKDKGDMSPLVIGGQDIWHIGFWFYKAYNDQVLSQDQDFIKHCYEGTKNFSDPAIGATFEELQKIFQYAQDGWVSTPDAQITTFLVSNMSAMMYSGTHMFSQITAADPDFETGWFPVPSPDGKTRLVGGGGAGGLAISAESAKDPNKKAAAEEFIRFFYQPENYKVYCDKLNAIPSTKAIPELDAAPVMMEVIDATNSADDLSVMWNGRIGDNELPPDFRNFMYKTTIEVIQGQRDIPSACEELNKTWQVAMQSFNPVKDAK; encoded by the coding sequence ATGAGGAAACAAATAATTGCATCCATATTATGTGCCTGTATGGCGGGGACCATGCTGGCCGGGTGCAGCGGGAATTCTGCTTCCGGTACCGCTGGGGCAGATACTGCGGCACCCCAGGGCGAAGTAAAAACAGAGGCAGCATCTTCAGAGGCAGACCAGAAGGCTTCCATCGTTACGGCGCCGACAGAGCTGACGTTCATTTTCGCAGACGGAGACGAGGGAGCCAAGGCATCCATGAATGAAACGGTAAACCGGTTTAATAAAGCTTATCCGGATATTACCGTGAAAATTCAGCCAGGAAACGGCGGGGCTTACAGTGAGTTTTTAAAGACAAAGGAAAGTGTGGGAGAATTTCCGGATGTTATGGAAATGAGGGATACTCCGGTGTATGTGCGTGCAGGAATGCTGGAACCTCTCCCGGAGACGATTGTGTCTCTGTTTAAGAGTACGGTAACTTTTGACGGTAAAACCTATACGGCTCCCCTTGCAGGAGAAAATACTCAGGGAATTATTTATAACAAAAAGTATTTTGATGAAAACGGATTTGCGGAGCCGAAAACATATGATGAATTTCTGGAGCTTTGCCAGAGGATCAAAGACAAAGGGGATATGTCTCCCCTGGTGATCGGCGGCCAGGACATCTGGCACATAGGCTTCTGGTTCTATAAAGCGTATAATGATCAGGTATTAAGCCAGGATCAGGACTTCATCAAACACTGCTATGAAGGTACAAAGAATTTTTCAGATCCAGCCATTGGGGCAACCTTTGAAGAACTCCAGAAGATATTCCAGTACGCACAGGACGGATGGGTGTCAACTCCTGATGCGCAGATCACCACATTTCTGGTGAGCAATATGTCTGCCATGATGTATTCCGGCACCCATATGTTTTCCCAGATCACGGCTGCTGATCCTGATTTTGAAACCGGCTGGTTCCCGGTTCCCAGCCCCGACGGAAAAACCCGTCTGGTAGGCGGAGGCGGAGCAGGAGGACTTGCGATTTCTGCGGAATCGGCTAAGGATCCTAATAAAAAGGCTGCGGCAGAAGAATTTATCCGTTTCTTTTACCAGCCGGAAAATTACAAGGTTTACTGTGATAAGCTGAATGCCATTCCCTCCACAAAGGCAATCCCCGAGCTTGATGCGGCGCCTGTTATGATGGAAGTCATTGACGCGACCAATTCGGCAGATGATTTAAGCGTGATGTGGAACGGACGCATCGGAGATAACGAGCTTCCTCCTGATTTCAGAAACTTTATGTACAAAACAACCATTGAAGTGATTCAAGGACAGCGCGACATCCCTTCCGCATGTGAGGAATTGAATAAAACCTGGCAGGTGGCGATGCAGAGCTTTAATCCTGTGAAAGACGCCAAGTAA
- a CDS encoding helix-turn-helix transcriptional regulator → MISILNCGYESRHQKPFHMLRPEGSPDYTLLVVKSEAFFECGHIYRNLPANTVILYDKYAYVHYGCHTPDYNDDWIHFDLAEEDLPFLMDLKIPFQTPVTLSDAGQLSEYSRLIVMEKHSSHPYRAQILDSLMRTLLFTLSSQIHEKPDKAASHKYYGIMNSLRVSILNAPHRKWTIETMSQSVHMSPSYFQHLYKELFGTSCMQDVISARLKNACFYLRTTEMSIQSLAGFCGYESEFHFMRQFKKYKNMTPSQYRSHYRNVSP, encoded by the coding sequence ATGATTTCAATCCTGAACTGCGGTTATGAATCAAGACATCAGAAACCCTTTCACATGCTTCGCCCGGAAGGCTCTCCCGACTATACCCTTCTTGTGGTCAAATCCGAAGCCTTTTTTGAATGCGGCCATATTTACAGGAATCTCCCTGCCAATACGGTGATTCTTTATGACAAATATGCTTATGTTCATTACGGCTGCCACACGCCGGATTATAATGATGACTGGATCCACTTTGATCTGGCTGAAGAGGATCTTCCCTTTCTTATGGATTTAAAAATCCCCTTTCAAACCCCGGTAACCTTATCTGATGCAGGGCAGCTTTCCGAATACAGCAGGCTGATTGTAATGGAAAAGCATTCCTCTCACCCTTACCGGGCACAGATCCTGGATTCCCTTATGAGGACTCTCCTTTTCACCCTTTCTTCCCAGATCCATGAAAAACCGGACAAAGCGGCTTCCCATAAATACTACGGGATCATGAACAGCCTTCGGGTATCCATTTTAAATGCCCCTCACAGGAAATGGACCATTGAAACCATGTCCCAGTCAGTTCATATGAGCCCCTCTTACTTTCAGCATCTTTATAAGGAGCTTTTCGGGACCTCCTGCATGCAGGATGTAATATCTGCCCGTTTAAAAAATGCCTGTTTCTATCTGCGGACCACGGAAATGTCCATTCAGTCCCTGGCAGGTTTTTGCGGATATGAAAGTGAATTTCACTTTATGCGGCAGTTTAAGAAATATAAAAACATGACTCCCAGCCAGTACCGCTCCCACTACAGGAACGTATCACCATAG